The following coding sequences lie in one Anguilla rostrata isolate EN2019 chromosome 8, ASM1855537v3, whole genome shotgun sequence genomic window:
- the LOC135260503 gene encoding EMILIN-2-like: MKRYQIESIVRCSVLSLLLTGLLIQATPQSYDLFQGSAYAGGQRHRNKNWCARVVYKNVTCSVLGSAESYLEPDLAPCPPHEPDCAQRMTYRTQFRPTYRIAYKTVTQLEWRCCPGFQGPDCAEPKGTTTGQAGHRPRPHPQPQPIPGQVHHRLRPSVRETAPLEWGQGGDRMQRLEGEMDRLSQTVRDLQAAITGMNENLRLDLQEDTSRTLLTLLNTLHLPVSDLTAGPTESVQLVSHAHPPQGHAHPPQGHAPSSDSHAHPSQGHAHSSQGHTPLSNDRASSSGGHASSSQGPALSSVDPLHSYIDSRFQDLRAELVGSMEAKMEAKMAALAESCDVGLRSLREECEQQGVGFQSLAQQLDRKEAGLRDEIRELRLHLEPADGAVRTLRGADDVADLRREVGRLADAHRALNARVDNELAHVSALSIEEVFGPRLEELEGRMNVTERNAETLCFYVDEKLSRRIANETDVLRTLLEERLGASEDQFTTMLVEIANGNGSFPAEGGEEALREARSHGRQIQGLEEKLNALGRQCSAGCGAGGPGGSDDVLREVRLLGGELDTVRADINGDGEKLRELESLVQRQLLIGQHNSRNLADQQAGLLALRGDVGALRGSLDSLGESLTKQAEELQHLNCTCGQAGGACPPGEREAPPTNGSQVEELRVRLDRLSQEVRAELARRRADATAPGGGNAGVVGGDGDVSDSLHRVAETLNRHAASVWARVQQLQAAQRTQAQDLRTLATSLHHLQARVSGAARTNPGSAAASPDQPVVHGVKEPSVPAVETRPPPPAAPRPGSPLMPHIRIPLIIPHRTPPVSHVPLPAPHHPTRPMQPSTPHHPSRPMQPSTPQRPVVETGEAGPPGTAPRLAVRRVSYTPEERSEPMQGYAGAPGYPPLSSASFRPDIIPVAFVPRKQGDRPLVMPVSAGGSVVSEPFSFSAGLTTVPLPWHMGVIRFDKVLVNDGGHYSPRTGIFTVPQDGRYLVSAVLQGERVEGALSVSDRSVQRLTSGGYAREPRPREPRPCPCGGSASVSLILQLHRGDRVAVVRTAGSLAVSEPKEVLSTFSALFLYSAPGSR; the protein is encoded by the exons AATTGGTGCGCGCGTGTTGTGTACAAGAACGTGACCTGCTCGGTCCTGGGAAGCGCGGAGAGCTATCTGGAGCCGGACCTCGCGCCCTGTCCACCGCATGAGCCGGACTGCGCGCAACGCATGAC GTACCGGACCCAGTTCCGCCCCACGTACAGGATCGCGTATAAGACGGTCACTCAgctggagtggaggtgctgccCCGGGTTCCAGGGACCAGACTGTGCCGAGCCAAAAGGCACCACGACCGGGCAGGCAGggcacaggccacgcccccacccccagcctcaGCCAATCCCGGGACAGGTCCACCACAGACTGA GGCCCAGCGTGAGAGAGACTGCGCCCCTGGagtgggggcagggaggggacagGATGCAGAGGCTGGAGGGGGAGATGGACCGGCTGTCCCAGACCGTGCGGGACCTGCAGGCGGCCATTACAGGCATGAACGAGAACCTGCGGCTGGACCTCCAGGAGGACACCAGCAGGACGCTGCTGACGCTGCTCAACACCCTGCACCTGCCCGTCAGCGACCTCACCGCCGGGCCCACAGAGAGCGTGCAGCTGGtcagccacgcccacccgcCACAGGGACACGCCCACCCGCCGCAGGGACACGCCCCTTCATCTgacagccacgcccacccgtCGCAGGGACACGCCCATTCTTCTCAAGGCCACACCCCATTATCAAATGACCGCGCCTCATCGTCAGGTGGACACGCCTCTTCCTCTCAGGGCCCCGCCCTTTCCTCTGTGGACCCCTTGCATTCCTACATTGACAGCCGGTTCCAGGACCTGAGGGCGGAGCTTGTGGGGAGCATGGAGGCCAAGATGGAGGCCAAGATGGCGGCGCTGGCGGAGTCGTGCGACGTGGGGCTGCGGTCGCTGCGGGAGGAGTGCGAGCAGCAGGGCGTGGGCTTCCAGAGCCTGGCCCAGCAGCTGGACCGcaaggaggcggggcttaggGACGAGATCCGCGAGCTCCGCCTCCACCTGGAGCCGGCGGACGGGGCGGTGCGGACGCTGCGGGGGGCCGACGACGTGGCCGACCTGCGGCGGGAGGTGGGGCGCCTGGCCGACGCCCACCGCGCCCTCAACGCCCGCGTGGACAACGAGCTGGCGCACGTGTCGGCGCTGAGCATCGAGGAGGTGTTCGGCCCCcgcctggaggagctggaggggcGCATGAACGTGACCGAGCGCAACGCCGAGACGCTCTGCTTCTACGTGGACGAGAAGCTGAGCCGCCGCATCGCCAACGAGACGGACGTGCTGCGCACGCTGCTGGAGGAGCGGCTGGGCGCCAGCGAGGACCAGTTCACCACCATGCTGGTGGAGATCGCCAACGGCAACGGCTCCTTCCCCGCCGAGGGCGGCGAGGAGGCGCTGCGGGAGGCGCGGTCCCACGGCCGGCAGATCCAGGGCCTGGAGGAGAAGCTCAACGCCCTGGGGCGGCAGTGCTCGGCGGGGTGCGGCGCGGGCGGCCCGGGCGGGTCCGATGACGTCCTGAGGGAGGTGCGGCTCCTGGGGGGCGAGCTGGACACGGTGCGCGCCGACATCAACGGGGACGGCGAGAAGCTGCGCGAGCTGGAGAGCCTGGTGCAGCGGcagctcctgattggccagcacAACAGCAGGAACCTGGCCGACCAGCAGGCGGGGCTGCTGGCCCTGCGGGGCGACGTCGGGGCGCTGAGGGGCTCCCTGGACAGTTTGGGGGAGTCCCTGACCAAGCAGGCGGAGGAGCTCCAGCACCTCAACTGCACCTGCGGCCAGGCGGGCGGGGCCTGCCCGCCGGGCGAGcgggaggctccgcccaccaacGGCAGCCaggtggaggagctgagggTGCGGCTGGACCGGCTGAGCCAGGAGGTGCGCGCGGAGCTGGCCCGGCGGCGGGCCGACGCCACGGCGCCCGGCGGCGGTAACGCGGGCGTCGTCGGGGGCGACGGCGACGTGTCCGACAGCCTCCACCGCGTGGCGGAGACGCTGAACCGCCACGCCGCCAGCGTCTGGGCCCGggtccagcagctgcaggccgCCCAGCGCACCCAGGCCCAGGACCTCAGGACCCTGGCCACCTCCCTCCACCACCTGCAGGCGCGGGTCAGCGGGGCCGCCCGGACCAATCCCGGCTCGGCCGCAGCCTCTCCCGACCAACCGG TTGTCCATGGAGTAAAGGAACCCTCAGTCCCAGCAGTGGAAACCAGgccgccccccccagcagcccccagacCAGGGAGCCCCCTCATGCCTCACATTCGAATCCCGCTGATCATCCCCCACAGGACCCCCCCGGTGTCCCAtgtgcccctccctgccccccaccatCCCACCAGACCCATGcagccctccaccccccaccatcccTCCAGACCCATGcagccctccaccccccaacgCCCCGTTGTGGAGACGGGCGAGGCGGGGCCCCCCGGCACCGCCCCCAGGCTGGCGGTCAGGAGGGTGTCCTACACACCGGAAGAGCGGAGCGAGCCCATGCAGGGGTACGCTGGAGCCCCAG GTTATCCACCTCTTAGTTCAGCATCGTTTCGGCCCGACATCATTCCAG TTGCCTTTGTTCCTCGGAAGCAAGGCGACAGGCCTCTTGTGATGCCAG tgtcagcagggggcagcgttGTCTCAGAGCCCTTCTCCTTCTCAGCCGGCCTGACCACTGTGCCTCTGCCCTGGCACATGGGGGTCATCCGCTTCGACAAAGTGCTGGTGAACGACGGAGGACATTACAGCCCCCGAACAG GGATCTTCACCGTGCCGCAGGACGGTCGTTACCTGGTCAGCGCGGTCCTGCAGGGTGAGCGTGTGGAGGGCGCGCTCTCCGTGTCCGACCGCAGCGTGCAGCGACTGACGAGCGGCGGGTACGCCcgcgagccccgcccccgcgagccccgcccctgcccgtGTGGAGGCTCCGCCTCCGTCAGCCTCATCCTCCAGCTGCACCGCGGCGACCGGGTCGCGGTCGTCAGGACGGCGGGAAGCCTGGCCGTCTCCGAGCCCAAGGAGGTCCTCTCCACCTTCAGCGCCCTCTTCCTGTACTCCGCCCCCGGCAGCAgatag